A single window of Okeanomitos corallinicola TIOX110 DNA harbors:
- a CDS encoding siphovirus Gp157 family protein: MTITLAQQSLAGLSQTAAHLWEQLTNCQTPEEEAEIINAIWETQEEQSEAVDIQAELALQLDAEITAIKQRLEHLKAVHQSALLRLERWRQKLDETILEQNATGILPEKMIGNSLRITIKENPPSCDVLVDAEKLPAKYRREKTVYSADKKAIIAAWKKGIPVNGTHVERKRRVVYTLTATAIQDFKD, from the coding sequence ATGACTATAACACTAGCTCAACAATCCTTAGCCGGACTATCCCAAACTGCTGCTCATCTTTGGGAACAATTAACAAATTGTCAAACTCCTGAAGAAGAAGCTGAGATCATCAATGCCATTTGGGAAACTCAAGAAGAACAATCAGAAGCAGTTGATATTCAAGCCGAATTAGCATTACAACTAGATGCAGAAATAACAGCTATTAAGCAACGACTAGAACATCTGAAAGCCGTACATCAATCAGCACTATTAAGACTAGAACGGTGGCGACAGAAATTAGATGAAACAATTTTAGAACAAAATGCCACAGGGATTTTACCTGAAAAAATGATTGGTAATTCATTGCGGATTACAATTAAAGAAAATCCACCCAGTTGTGATGTACTGGTAGATGCAGAAAAATTACCAGCAAAATATCGTAGAGAAAAGACAGTTTACTCAGCAGATAAGAAAGCGATTATTGCAGCTTGGAAGAAAGGAATTCCTGTGAATGGTACTCATGTTGAACGTAAACGTCGTGTTGTTTATACTTTGACAGCAACAGCAATTCAAGACTTCAAAGATTAA